GGATTTCCAACGAGACATCGCTCACGAATGCAGATTCATAAAGGCTTTCAGACGGGCGATATTGTTAAAGCTGTTGTTACCAAAGGCAAGAAAATAGGCTTTTATTTGGGTCGAGTTCTCTGCCGTGCATCTGGTAGTTTTGATATTGTTACTCAGAATGGAAGANATGATTACAGATTTTAATGGAGATGAAGATAAGTTACTATTAGCAGGAACTCCAGACTTGTATGCGATTGATAGTTCCCCTGCAAATGTCCCTGAAGGGGTTGCTATTTTCAAGATTAATACAACAAATAACTCAAAACAATTATTAGCAATTGTTCAAGGGGATATAGCATCGACATTTGATAGTAATCAATATGTCTTTATTTAATTCTTTTTAGAACTTGAAACCACCCCTTGCGACCAATAAAATCTTTAATCAAATCCTAGGGGTGGATTCTCCAAACAAACAGAAATTATTCCAGAAGCTATCCCAACAATAAACTGGGAAAAATTGTAAACAAATGTAAACTATTTTAAAGAAACTCCCCGGTTTGTAAATAAATTATTAAAGATTTCATAAAATCCTCTAAAAATTCTCTAAGTTTGTCCTTAAATTAATTATAGAACTATTACAATACAAATACTCACGGGATCACGGTGTTTGTTGATTTTGTACTGACATCTCACCGGATTTTAAGGGAGCATCAAAGTTTTTGTCCGGCGTTAAAAACAATGAAATCTTTATGAAAAAAATAACAGAAACAAAAACTAATTTACCGACTAGAAATATACTTTCTTTCCTGAGTTCAATTGATGGTGTATTAGAAAATTGGGGTTATAAACGAATTGGCATCCCTTGGGAACAAGTGGAATATAATCCCCGATTTCATCAACCCGATGTTAAGGATATTCAACCCGGAGAAACGGTTTATGTTCGCTTTGTTGGATATCGAGATGGGGATAGAATTTGTTGTCCAGCAAAAGTTAGTCGAAAATTACCCAACCCATTAAAATAATATGAAATCCTTAAATTAGTGCTACAGATGGCAAGGGAACAGGGAACAGGGAACAGGGAACAGGGGGAAAAGAAAATAGGGAANACACCAGGAAAGCTTTATAAACTTTTCGGTGATTTTTGAGGAGT
The Planktothrix serta PCC 8927 genome window above contains:
- a CDS encoding nucleotide exchange factor GrpE; amino-acid sequence: MKKITETKTNLPTRNILSFLSSIDGVLENWGYKRIGIPWEQVEYNPRFHQPDVKDIQPGETVYVRFVGYRDGDRICCPAKVSRKLPNPLK